A window of Eikenella corrodens contains these coding sequences:
- a CDS encoding AraC family transcriptional regulator: MLDKLIYLARLRGRIDVCCRLGGGFHLEHKTEPETARLHWVVSGGGWLRAGSGPAVALHAGDAVLLPYDTAHSIADSLEGLAQPAGKPQLHEGGVLAVKDCGGNRLQLLCGQYRYTRHAALWLGMPECLLLPLPEMRQTAAMMLDEAERLRYGSGTVVNALSQVMLVAVLRRYRQQSSDPSFLSQLEDPRLSGLLQAVLLAPQEDWSIARMAEMAKLSRAQLMRLFKSVIGESPHRFVLSIRLQQAAVQLAASADTILRIALENGFVSESHFNRAFKQYFGQTPKQYRVQQLEEAEKAVV, from the coding sequence GTGTTGGACAAATTAATTTATCTGGCGCGGCTGCGCGGTCGGATTGATGTGTGCTGCCGGCTGGGCGGCGGGTTTCATTTGGAACACAAAACCGAGCCGGAAACGGCGCGGCTGCATTGGGTGGTGTCGGGCGGCGGCTGGCTGCGGGCGGGCAGCGGGCCGGCGGTGGCGCTGCACGCGGGCGATGCGGTGCTGCTGCCCTACGATACGGCACACAGCATTGCCGACAGTTTGGAGGGTTTGGCGCAACCGGCAGGCAAGCCGCAGCTTCACGAAGGCGGTGTGTTGGCGGTGAAAGACTGCGGTGGCAACCGCTTGCAGCTTTTGTGCGGCCAATACCGCTACACGCGCCATGCGGCACTGTGGCTGGGCATGCCGGAATGCTTGCTGCTGCCGCTGCCGGAAATGCGGCAAACGGCAGCGATGATGCTGGATGAGGCGGAACGGCTGCGTTACGGCAGCGGCACGGTGGTGAATGCGCTTTCGCAGGTGATGCTGGTGGCGGTGTTGCGGCGCTACCGGCAGCAGAGCAGCGATCCTTCTTTTTTATCGCAGCTGGAAGACCCGCGCCTCAGCGGGCTGTTGCAGGCGGTGTTGCTCGCGCCGCAGGAAGATTGGTCGATTGCGCGGATGGCGGAAATGGCCAAACTCTCGCGGGCGCAGCTGATGCGTTTGTTTAAATCGGTAATCGGAGAAAGCCCGCACCGCTTTGTGCTGTCGATCCGCCTGCAGCAGGCGGCGGTGCAGCTGGCGGCAAGTGCGGATACGATTTTGCGCATTGCGCTGGAAAACGGCTTTGTGTCGGAATCGCATTTCAACCGAGCGTTTAAGCAGTATTTCGGGCAAACGCCGAAGCAATATCGCGTGCAACAGTTGGAAGAGGCAGAAAAGGCTGTGGTTTGA
- a CDS encoding carboxymuconolactone decarboxylase family protein: MFLDWKKHAAHVKQSFAKLGKNHPKMLAGYAALESAAAAEALDAKTRELIALAVAVTTRCESCISVHAQAAVKAGATESEVAGALATAISLNAGAAYTYSLRALEAVEDAREA; the protein is encoded by the coding sequence ATGTTTTTAGATTGGAAAAAACACGCCGCCCACGTTAAACAATCATTTGCCAAGCTCGGCAAAAACCACCCCAAAATGCTGGCCGGTTACGCCGCACTCGAAAGCGCCGCCGCAGCCGAAGCGCTGGATGCCAAAACCCGCGAACTCATCGCCCTGGCCGTGGCCGTTACCACCCGCTGCGAAAGCTGCATTTCCGTGCATGCCCAAGCCGCTGTGAAAGCCGGTGCCACCGAGAGCGAAGTGGCCGGTGCGCTCGCCACCGCCATCTCCCTCAACGCCGGTGCCGCCTACACCTACTCCCTGCGCGCCCTCGAAGCCGTGGAAGACGCCCGCGAAGCCTAA
- a CDS encoding rhodanese-like domain-containing protein: MKKTLSLAAIALLAALPVAASAHGQHSRKPAQQQSRPRHAPARQEAVWIDVRTPEEYAAGHLENAKNIPHDQIGQQITAHVPNKNTPVNLYCRSGRRAETAKQVLESMGYTKVQNRGGYEQLKQSGLH; encoded by the coding sequence ATGAAGAAAACCCTCTCTCTAGCCGCCATCGCCCTGTTGGCCGCCCTGCCCGTTGCCGCTTCCGCCCACGGCCAGCACAGCCGCAAGCCTGCCCAGCAGCAAAGCCGGCCGCGCCACGCCCCCGCCCGCCAAGAAGCCGTGTGGATCGACGTGCGCACGCCCGAAGAATATGCCGCAGGCCATCTGGAAAACGCCAAAAACATTCCGCACGACCAAATCGGCCAACAGATTACCGCCCACGTTCCCAATAAAAACACCCCCGTCAACCTCTACTGCCGCAGCGGCCGCCGTGCCGAAACCGCCAAACAAGTATTGGAAAGCATGGGCTACACCAAGGTGCAAAACCGCGGCGGCTACGAACAGCTCAAACAGTCCGGCCTGCACTGA
- a CDS encoding EamA family transporter codes for MASNAWLYWALASAFFAALTAIFAKLGLQGIDSDFATFIRTLVIIAALAAFLSYTGKWQGVGGFSGSNWAFLILSGLATGASWLAYFKALQMGEASKVAPVDKFSIVLVALMAVVFLKERPGAQEWLGIAMIAGGVLVLALKR; via the coding sequence ATGGCCTCAAACGCTTGGCTCTATTGGGCTTTAGCTTCGGCCTTTTTCGCGGCGCTCACGGCGATTTTTGCCAAACTGGGCTTGCAGGGCATCGATTCGGATTTCGCCACCTTTATCCGCACCTTGGTGATCATCGCGGCTTTGGCAGCGTTTCTGAGCTATACCGGCAAATGGCAGGGCGTGGGCGGTTTTTCGGGGAGCAACTGGGCGTTCCTGATTCTTTCCGGCCTGGCCACGGGGGCTTCTTGGCTGGCTTATTTCAAGGCTTTGCAGATGGGTGAGGCTTCCAAGGTGGCGCCGGTGGATAAATTCAGCATCGTGCTGGTGGCGCTGATGGCGGTGGTGTTCCTTAAAGAGCGGCCGGGGGCGCAGGAATGGCTGGGGATTGCGATGATTGCCGGCGGGGTGCTGGTGTTGGCGTTGAAGCGATAG
- a CDS encoding family 16 glycosylhydrolase: MKQIIVALSAALMLSACLEDKAGSSSPKPDNPPASQQQSQPQTENRPTQPPPRPQTPDREETPTPTPAPYKPVASSNFGQYEIDAFGYKWVVRDSSWRDGGPQVNDEWSFANVVKNDNGLDLKISHNAKGEPVGAELISVDSMGYGEYELAFESDWSRFDNSVVFGFFTYNWLEDTPGYQEIDAIETSRWGNTLLKSKATYYPDNEFKNRVTGPDYFWPESMRKGIVRMRWSKNRVDWTFLDGSTGKVVYTASRTERVPVPGKQQVHINLWNSDEGDWKNAKPQTVRLTGFKYTPSDR, encoded by the coding sequence ATGAAACAGATTATTGTCGCGCTATCCGCCGCTTTGATGCTCTCTGCCTGTTTGGAAGACAAAGCGGGTTCTTCCTCCCCGAAACCGGACAACCCCCCGGCATCCCAGCAGCAGTCGCAGCCTCAAACCGAAAACCGGCCGACACAACCGCCCCCCCGTCCTCAAACGCCCGATCGGGAGGAAACACCAACACCGACACCAGCACCGTACAAACCCGTTGCGTCCAGCAACTTCGGCCAGTACGAAATCGATGCGTTCGGCTACAAATGGGTGGTACGCGATTCGTCTTGGCGCGACGGCGGGCCGCAGGTTAATGATGAATGGTCATTCGCCAACGTGGTTAAAAACGACAACGGCTTGGATTTGAAAATCTCCCACAACGCAAAGGGAGAGCCGGTGGGGGCAGAGCTGATTTCTGTTGATTCGATGGGCTACGGGGAATACGAGCTTGCCTTCGAAAGCGATTGGAGCCGGTTCGACAATTCCGTCGTATTCGGCTTCTTCACATACAACTGGCTGGAAGACACCCCGGGCTATCAGGAAATCGACGCCATCGAAACTTCGCGCTGGGGCAACACCCTGCTGAAAAGCAAGGCAACCTACTATCCCGACAACGAATTCAAAAACCGCGTTACCGGCCCGGATTACTTCTGGCCGGAAAGCATGAGGAAAGGCATCGTCCGGATGCGGTGGTCGAAAAACCGCGTCGACTGGACCTTCCTGGACGGTTCGACAGGCAAGGTGGTGTACACCGCCAGCCGCACCGAGCGCGTGCCCGTTCCGGGCAAACAGCAGGTTCACATCAACCTGTGGAACAGCGACGAAGGCGACTGGAAAAACGCCAAGCCGCAAACGGTACGCCTGACCGGGTTCAAATACACCCCATCCGACCGGTAA
- a CDS encoding patatin-like phospholipase family protein yields the protein MNSLLRRSLGLSLLTLSLSACGLLGGSSGSQTPSRQPLTATRKPQAVIGLALGGGASKGFAHIGVIKVLEENNIPVKIITGTSAGALVGSLYASGMNAPRLQREAENLQRADLVDLTLSTSGFIRGEKLQNYINRQVGNRPIQNLPRKFAAVATEFDTGRSVVFRSGNTGQAVRASASIPNVFQPAVINGKRYVDGGLTAPVPVSAARQMGANVVIAVDISAKPARISQSGFFSYLDQSLNIMSTPALNSELAKADVVIKPQVQHLGAVGGFDEKAHAIKLGEDAARAALPQIRAVLQRYQVH from the coding sequence ATGAACAGCCTATTGCGCCGCAGCCTCGGCCTCTCCCTGCTCACCCTATCCCTCTCCGCCTGCGGCCTCCTCGGCGGCAGCAGCGGCTCGCAAACCCCGTCCCGCCAGCCGCTCACCGCCACCCGCAAGCCCCAAGCCGTTATCGGCCTGGCTCTGGGCGGCGGCGCATCCAAAGGCTTCGCCCATATCGGCGTGATTAAAGTGTTGGAAGAAAACAATATTCCCGTGAAAATCATTACCGGCACCAGCGCCGGCGCCCTGGTGGGCAGCCTCTACGCCTCCGGCATGAACGCTCCCCGCCTGCAGCGTGAAGCGGAAAACCTGCAACGCGCCGATTTGGTGGATTTAACTCTCTCCACCAGCGGCTTTATCCGCGGCGAAAAACTGCAAAACTACATCAACCGCCAAGTGGGCAACCGCCCCATCCAAAACCTGCCGCGCAAATTCGCCGCCGTGGCCACCGAATTCGACACCGGCCGCAGCGTGGTATTCCGCAGCGGCAACACCGGCCAGGCCGTGCGCGCTTCCGCCAGCATCCCCAACGTGTTCCAGCCCGCAGTAATCAACGGCAAACGCTATGTGGACGGCGGCCTCACCGCCCCCGTGCCCGTATCCGCCGCCCGCCAGATGGGAGCCAATGTGGTGATTGCGGTGGACATTTCCGCCAAGCCCGCCCGCATCAGCCAAAGCGGCTTCTTCTCCTACCTCGACCAAAGCCTCAACATCATGAGCACCCCCGCCCTCAACAGCGAGCTGGCCAAGGCCGACGTAGTGATCAAACCACAGGTGCAGCATCTCGGCGCCGTGGGTGGTTTCGATGAAAAAGCCCACGCCATCAAGCTCGGCGAAGACGCCGCCCGCGCCGCCCTGCCGCAAATCCGCGCCGTGTTGCAGCGCTACCAAGTACATTGA
- a CDS encoding NAD-dependent epimerase/dehydratase family protein: MNIVLFGVSGFIGRRVAQILRVNGHTLRTPSHREFDYLQPNEAAAREILRGADAVFNCIGVMSRHADVLETVHHRTPALLAKIAAEQGVRHWVQLSALGADPKHAVNFVGSKGRGDEAVCQIGAAHGIRVAVARPSIVYGRGGASCELFIKLARLPVIALPVGGKFMLQPVHANDVADGLVRLLENGAPHGTIIPFTGSLHTSLAGYLAAMRTGLYRKPPLRMLPIPLVLVKPFLPLTNVLSNGMVSAGSFALLEEGSCADCTAFAELLGRKPLGVEEFWAVE, translated from the coding sequence ATGAACATCGTCCTCTTCGGCGTAAGCGGCTTTATCGGCCGCCGCGTTGCCCAAATCCTGCGCGTGAACGGCCACACGCTGCGCACCCCGAGCCACCGCGAATTCGATTATTTGCAGCCGAACGAAGCCGCCGCCCGCGAAATCCTGCGCGGCGCGGATGCCGTGTTCAACTGCATCGGCGTGATGAGCCGCCACGCCGATGTGTTGGAAACCGTACACCACCGCACGCCCGCGCTGCTGGCCAAAATCGCGGCGGAACAAGGCGTGCGGCATTGGGTGCAGCTTTCCGCGTTGGGTGCAGACCCGAAACACGCCGTGAATTTTGTCGGCAGCAAAGGGCGCGGCGACGAAGCCGTATGCCAAATTGGCGCGGCACACGGCATACGTGTGGCGGTGGCGCGGCCGTCTATTGTGTACGGGCGCGGTGGTGCGAGCTGCGAATTGTTTATCAAATTGGCGCGGCTGCCCGTTATCGCCCTGCCGGTCGGCGGCAAGTTCATGCTCCAGCCCGTGCACGCAAACGACGTGGCGGACGGCTTGGTGCGCCTGCTGGAAAACGGCGCACCGCACGGCACCATCATCCCTTTCACCGGCAGCCTGCACACCAGTCTGGCGGGCTATCTTGCCGCCATGCGCACAGGGCTGTACCGCAAACCGCCCTTGCGCATGCTGCCGATTCCGTTGGTGTTGGTGAAGCCGTTTCTGCCGCTGACGAACGTGTTGAGCAACGGCATGGTGAGCGCAGGCAGCTTTGCGCTGTTGGAAGAAGGCTCGTGCGCCGACTGCACCGCGTTTGCCGAACTGCTGGGGCGCAAGCCCTTGGGCGTGGAGGAGTTTTGGGCGGTTGAATAG
- a CDS encoding thiol-disulfide oxidoreductase DCC family protein — MHKIFYDAECPICVREIELIMQDSRAGFMEAVPIQGSEAVLAQYGITTEAALTYLHVLTDDGVMLQKMAAVRKMYEGYQGFALVKLANLPLLDKLADRLYPWFARHRYQFPKWLLPRPECEGGVCRIPPKERMKK, encoded by the coding sequence ATGCACAAAATTTTTTACGATGCCGAATGCCCCATCTGCGTGCGCGAAATAGAGTTAATCATGCAGGACAGCCGCGCCGGATTTATGGAAGCCGTGCCAATACAGGGCAGCGAAGCCGTGTTGGCGCAATACGGCATCACCACCGAAGCCGCGCTCACCTACCTGCACGTTTTAACGGACGACGGCGTGATGCTGCAAAAAATGGCCGCCGTGCGCAAAATGTACGAAGGCTACCAAGGCTTTGCGCTGGTGAAACTGGCCAATCTGCCGCTGCTGGACAAACTGGCCGACCGGCTTTACCCGTGGTTCGCCCGCCACCGTTACCAATTTCCCAAATGGCTGCTGCCGCGCCCCGAATGCGAAGGCGGCGTATGCCGAATCCCACCGAAAGAAAGGATGAAAAAATGA
- a CDS encoding DUF2269 family protein translates to MNTYLIVKTLHIISATLMVGTGFGTAFYLFWANRSGSVAAQAVVSKWVMKADWWFTTPAVIFQPLSGLWMLHYMGMPFTWDGAWLWVKWTLALYVLAGACWLPVVWLQIKMARQAAAAWQQGENTLPTSYKRYQFWWEMLGYPAFCATVVLYFLMVLKPM, encoded by the coding sequence ATGAACACGTATTTAATCGTTAAAACCCTGCACATTATTTCGGCCACGTTGATGGTGGGCACGGGCTTCGGCACGGCGTTTTATCTGTTTTGGGCGAACCGTTCCGGCTCGGTGGCGGCGCAGGCGGTGGTGTCGAAATGGGTGATGAAGGCGGATTGGTGGTTCACCACGCCGGCGGTGATTTTCCAGCCGCTTTCGGGCTTGTGGATGCTGCATTACATGGGCATGCCGTTCACTTGGGACGGGGCGTGGCTGTGGGTGAAGTGGACGCTGGCGCTGTATGTGCTGGCCGGTGCGTGCTGGCTGCCGGTGGTGTGGCTGCAAATCAAGATGGCGCGGCAGGCGGCTGCGGCTTGGCAGCAGGGAGAAAACACGCTGCCAACCAGCTATAAACGCTATCAGTTCTGGTGGGAAATGTTGGGCTATCCGGCCTTCTGCGCCACGGTGGTGCTGTATTTCCTGATGGTGTTGAAGCCGATGTAG
- a CDS encoding DoxX-like family protein, with the protein MKRLDILRFSLGFLWLWSGAQPVLTATDMSLDLLGRAGIAAEWQMAAFYASSALDVFFGILCFTKFRNYRFIWLAQFVVVLGYSVIVACRLPEMWLHPFAPLVKNVPILAALWVLGSRHERADVPAAQ; encoded by the coding sequence ATGAAGCGGCTTGACATCTTGCGGTTTTCGCTGGGGTTTTTGTGGCTGTGGAGCGGGGCACAGCCTGTTTTGACGGCAACGGATATGTCGTTGGATTTGCTGGGAAGGGCGGGCATTGCGGCAGAATGGCAGATGGCAGCGTTTTACGCTTCATCGGCCTTAGACGTATTTTTTGGGATTTTATGTTTCACTAAATTCAGAAATTACCGTTTTATATGGCTGGCGCAATTTGTCGTGGTGCTGGGTTATAGCGTGATTGTGGCGTGCAGGCTGCCTGAAATGTGGCTGCATCCGTTTGCACCGCTGGTTAAAAACGTACCGATTTTGGCGGCATTGTGGGTGCTAGGCAGTCGGCATGAACGCGCCGACGTGCCAGCCGCTCAATAG
- a CDS encoding GbsR/MarR family transcriptional regulator, whose amino-acid sequence MKLNPTTKKFILHWGEMGSKWGVNRSVAQIHALLYIIGRPMNAEEICETLGIARSNVSNSIKELQGMLLVHTVHIMGDRRDHFATSDDVWTLFRTIVEVRMQREIEPTRQFLQALIDSSEFAQENEAVQQRIRQTNDFIGTLTIWANEMLKLSTGTMVKILKLGAGIQKFFR is encoded by the coding sequence ATGAAACTGAATCCAACTACTAAAAAATTTATCCTGCACTGGGGTGAAATGGGCTCCAAATGGGGTGTGAACCGCAGCGTGGCACAGATTCATGCGCTGTTGTATATCATCGGTAGGCCAATGAATGCCGAAGAAATTTGCGAAACACTAGGCATAGCTCGCTCCAATGTTTCTAATAGTATTAAGGAATTACAAGGCATGTTATTGGTGCATACTGTGCACATCATGGGTGACAGGCGCGATCATTTTGCCACTTCGGATGATGTATGGACATTGTTTCGGACTATTGTGGAGGTGCGGATGCAGCGCGAAATTGAACCTACCCGGCAGTTTTTGCAAGCCTTAATCGATAGTTCGGAATTTGCCCAGGAAAACGAGGCTGTGCAGCAGAGAATCCGGCAAACCAATGACTTTATCGGCACCCTCACCATTTGGGCCAATGAAATGCTGAAACTTTCCACCGGCACCATGGTGAAGATTTTGAAGCTGGGTGCGGGGATTCAGAAATTTTTCCGTTGA